Genomic segment of Microbacterium hydrocarbonoxydans:
TCACGACCCGGCGCAGAGCGCGGGCCGTGAGCCGTTGGCCGGCATACGTCGACTTCAGGAACGCGATGTCGGCACCGCCGGCGACGGTGACGCGCTCGTCCTCGTTGCAGGCGATCGCGAAGGCGGTGTCGGCGAGAGTGAAGACCAGCCCGCCGTGTGTGATCGCGAAACCGTTGAGCATGTCGTCGCGCACGGTCATGGAGACCACAGCCTCTCCGGGGGCGTCGTGCTCGACGACCATGCCGAGCATCGCCGAGGCGGCATCTCGCTGCATCATCGGCCTCATGCGGCGACGACCTCGGGCGTGGGCTGCTTGTCCACCAGCGTCAGCACGTCGTAGGTCGCGACGAGCTCGTCGCTCTGGTTGCGGATCACCGCGTCCCAGCGCACCTCTCCGTACTCGTCGGTCTCACGCGGCGTGATCTGCTTGGCGGTCAGCTCGACGCGGATCGTGTCGCCGGGGGAGACCGGCGTGATGAATCGCAGATTCTCCAGCCCGTAGTTCGCGAGCACGGGGCCGGGCTCCGGGTCGACGAAGAGCCCGGCGGCCCACGAGACGAGCAGGTAGCCGTGCGCGACCCTGCCCGGGAAGAACGGATTCGCGGCGGCCGACGCCTCGTCCATGTGGGCGTAGAAGGTGTCACCCGTGAAGTGGGCGAAAGTCTCGATGTCGGCGAGAGTCACCTCGCGAGAGCCGGAGACGATCTGGTCGCCGATGCGCAGCTCGGCGAGCGATTTGCGGAACGGATGCCGCCCGTCGCTGTGGGCCGCGGCGCCTGCGTGCCACACGCCGGTGAGCGCCGTGAGCATCTCGGGCGAGCCCTGCACGGCTGTGCGCTGCATGTGATGCAGCACGGCGCGGATGCCGCCGAGCTCCTCGCCGCCCCCGGCTCGACCGGGGCCGCCGTGCACGAGGTTCGGCAGCGGGGATCCGTGACCGGTCGACGATCGCGCGTCGTCGCGGTCGAGCAGCAGCATCCTTCCGTTGAAAGGCGCGATGCGCGTGGCGAGCTCCACCGCCTGTGCGGGGTCGTGGGTCGCGATGCTGGTGACCAGCGAGCCGCCCCCTCGGGCGACGAGCGCCGCGGCCTCGGCGATGGTGTCGTAGGTGAGCAGTGACGACACCGGGCCGAAGGCCTCGACCGAGTGCGCCGCCTCGACCTGCGCGTCCTCGAAACGCAGCAGCAGCGGCGACACGAAGGCTCCCTCGGGTGAGGTGCCGGTGCTGCCGTCGGCATGGCGGATCTCCGGAGCCTCCGTCGTCCCGACGACGACCTGCCCGCCCGCCGCCCGCAGACGATCCACCTGGCGCAGCACCTCATCGCGCTGCCCCGTCGAGGCGAGCGGGCCCATGGTGACGCCCTCTGCCCGCGGGTCGCCCAGCACGGTCTTGTCGGCGATGCGAGCGCGCACGGCGGCGATCACGGCATCGGCCGAGCCCGCCGGAACGATCGCACGGCGGATCGCCGTGCACTTCTGACCGGCCTTGCTCGTCATCTCGGTGACGAGCTGTCGCACGTAGGCGTCGAACTCGGGGGTGCCGTCGACCGCGTCGGTGCCGAGAACCGAGGCGTTGATCGAGTCGGTCTCGGCCGTGAACCGCACGCCGCCCGTCTGCACGGACGGATGCGCCTTGAGGCCCTCGGCCGTCGAGGCGCTGCCGGTGAAGCCGACGATGTCGCCGAGGCGCAGGTTCTCGAACAGATCGGGCACGCTTCCGCTCACGAGCTGCAGCGATCCGTCTGGCAGCAGTCCCGATTCGACCAGGATCCGCACCATCGCCTCGGCGACGTAGCCGGTGGGGGTCGCGGGCTTCACCAGCGTCGGCATGCCGGCCAGGAACGCGGGTGCGAACTTCTCGAGCGAGCCCCACACGGGAAAGTTGAACGCGTTGATCTGCACCGCGACGCCGGGGAGCGTGGTGTAGACGTGACGCCCCAGGAAGGACCCGTCCTTCGACAGCGGCTCCACAGGGCCGTCGACGTGCACATGGCTGTTCGGCAGCTCGCGTCGGCCTTTCCCCGAGTAGGAGAACAGCACGCCGATGCCGCCGTCGATGTCGACCCACGAGTCGCTCTTCGTGGCCCCGGTGCGCGCGGACAGCGCATACAGCTCGTCCTTGCGTTCTGTGAGAGCCAGGGCGAACTGCTTCAGCAGCACGGCCCGCTGGTGGAACGTGAGCGCTCCGAGGCTCTTCTGCCCCACGGAGCGGGCGTGCTCCAGCGCGCCCGCCAGATCGAGACCGTCGGTGGAGACGAGGGCGACGATGTCGCCTGTCGACGCGTCGCGGACCTCGGCGGATCGCGTGGGTGACGACGGCGTCCACCACTCGCCCTGGACGTAGCTGGGCAGATACTCGGTCATCTCTCCTCGTTCCATGCGTAGAACCCTTCGCCGCTCTTGCGGCCGAGCTTCCCATCCGCGACCATGCGGCGCAGCAGCTCCGGCGGGGTGAACCGCTCGCCGAGCGTGCGCTGCAACTCCTCGGCGATGCCCAGGCGCACATCCAGCCCGACCACGTCGGTCGTGCGAAGCGGACCCATCGGATGCCGGTACCCGAGCGTCATCGCCGCATCGATGTCGGCGGCCGAGGCGACGCCATCCTCGAGCATGCGGATCGCCTCGAGACCGAGCATGACTCCGAGCCGCGACGACGCGAAGCCGGGGGAGTCGCTGACGACGATCGGCGTCTTGCCGAGGGCTTTCACCCAGGCCGTCGCGTCGTCGACGACCGCGGTGCGGGTCGCCGTGCCGCGCACGACCTCCACGAGAGCCGACGCGGGCACCGGGTTGAAGAAGTGCAGGCCGAGGAAACGTTCGGGACGCGCGCGACCGGCGGCGAGATCGTCGATCGAGATCGATGAGGTGTTGCTCGCCAGAACCGCCGCCGAGGGCAGCACGGCTTCGGTGCGCGACAGCGCGTCCTCCTTGAGGGCGCGGTCCTCGGGAACCGCCTCGATCGCGAGGTCGACCGCGGCGAGAGCGCCGAGGTCTGTCCCGACAGTGATGCGCGAGGAGAGCTCGGCCGCGTCCAGGGAGGGATCCCGTTCGACGGATCTGCGGATGCTGTCGCTGATGCGGTGGTGCCCGGCGTCGGCGCTCTCCGCGTCGCGTTCCACCACGCTCACGTGCGAGCCCGCGACCAGGAAGGCATGCGCGATGCCGGCACCCATACGGCCGCCTCCGAGCACGCCGACCCGATTCGGGGCGCTGCCGATGTCGCTCATCGTCTCTTCTCCAGGAAGTCGGTCATGCGGCGGACCTTCTCGGGCGACTCGAACAGCTCGGCCTGCAGTTCGACCTCGATCGCCGGGTGACCCGCTCGCGGCGTGCGCAGTGCGCGTTTCGTGTACTGGGTCGCGAGCGGATCATTCGCCGCGATGCGATCGACGATCCGATTCGCAGACGCGAGCAGCTCGTCGGCCGGATGCAGGGATGACACGAGTCCCCACTGCAGCGCGTGCTCGGCGTCGAGGGCTCGACCGGTCAGGAGGAGCTCACTCGCCCTCGCATCTCCGACGATCTCGGGCAGACGCCAGGTCGCACCGGCGGCGGCGATGATCCCCAACCCGGTCTCCGGATTGCCTATGCGGAGCGACGGCGTCGCGATGCGGATGTCGGCGGCGTAGGCGAGCTCTGCTCCGCCTCCGAGGGCATACCCGTCGATCGCCGCGATCACGGGCATCGGAAGTCGATGGATGCGGATGAACGCGGTCGCGTTGATGGCGCTCCTGGCGTCTGCCGCGGTGCGATCGCGCAGTTGGGCGATGTCGGCACCGGCGGCGAAGACGCCGTCGGCGCCGGTGAGGATCAGTGTGCGCGGCGTCTCCTCGAGCATCACGCACAGCCCGTGCAGCGCGTCGATCATCTCCTGGTCGATCGCGTTGCGCTTCTCGGGTCGATCGAGTGTCGCGATCACCCGGTCTCGATTCTCCTCGATGCGCAGCGTCACGTCAGACGCTCCACGATCATCGCGGTGCCCTGACCGACGCCGACGCACATCGTCGCCAGGCCGTAGCGTGCGTTCTCGCGTTCGAGACGGCCGAGCAGCGAGACGATCAGCCGGGATCCGCTGGAGCCGAGGGGGTGGCCGAGCGCGATGGCTCCGCCGTCGGCGTTGACGATCGACGAGTCGAGCCCGAGTCGGCGGATGCAGGCGAGGGACTGCGAGGCGAACGCCTCGTTCAGCTCGACGGCGCCCAGGTCGTCGACGTGCAGACCCGCTTTCGCGAGTGCCTTCTGCGTGGCGGGCACCGGACCCAGGCCCATGATCTCGGGGGCGAGTGCGGCGGTCGCCGACGCGACGATCCGTGCGCGCGGACGCAGCCCGTGTCGCTCGACCGCCTCGGCGCTCGCCACCACGATCGCCGAGGCCCCGTCGTTCAGCGAGCTGGAGTTCCCCGCGGTGACGACCGCGCCGCCGGCGACCACCGGGCGCAGTGCGGCGAGGGCCTCGAGGGTGGTGTCCCGACGAGGTCCCTCGTCGACGTCGACGATCCCGCGGCCGGTCTGCACTCCGACGATCTCGGGCGCGAAGCGCCCCGCGTCGATGGCGGCGATGGCGCGCGCATGGCTCAGGAGCGCGAAGGCATCGGCATCCGCTCTGGTGATCCCGTCGATGCGTGCGACCTCTTCGGCTGTCTCGGGCATCGAGAAGGTGGCCTTGTCGCGGGCGCTCAGTCGAGGATTGGTGAAGCGCCAGCCGATCGATGTGTCGAAGGCCGCGCCGGGCTTCGCCCATGCCCGCTCGGGTTTGGCCTGCACCCAAGGGGCGCGCGTCATGGATTCCACGCCGCCGGCGACGATGAGGTCGGCGTCGCCGGCGCGCACGGCGCTCGCGGCGATCGCGATGGCCGACATGCCCGAGGCGCAGAGCCGGTTCACGGTGAGTCCCGGTATCGAGTCGGGAAGCCCCGCGAGCAGCACCGCCATGCGGGCGACGTTGCGGTTGTCCTCGCCCGCCTGGTTCGCAGCGCCGAGGATCACCTCGTCGACGTCGTCGGCGGAGATCGAAGAGCGCGACACGGTGGCGCCGACGACGAGCGCTGCCAGGTCATCGGGACGGATGCCGGCGAGTGCGCCTCCGTAGCGACCGACGGGGGTACGGACCCCGTCGACGAGATAGGCCTCGGACATCGTCATCCTCTCGAACGCCCACGCTGGCGAATTTCAGACCGATCGGTCAGGAATACGATCTCAGATCCTTCCGCGAATGGCAACTCCCGGTGGATGACAGACTGGGCGCATGGCGCAGCCCCCATCCGATGCGCCGGCACCCAAGCGGGGTCGGCCAGGTTACGACCGTGAGCAGGTGCTCGCGGTCGCCGTGAAGGTCTTCAATGAGCACGGCTACGACGCGACGAGCGTCGCCGACCTCAGCGCCACCCTGGGGCTCACGAAGTCGGCTCTCTATCACCACTTCGAGTCGAAGTCGGCGATCCTCGAGCTCGCACTGAACGACGCGCTCGACGCGCTCGAGGCCGTCGTCGACGACGCGACCGCGCAGCATGCCCTGGCCTCCGACAGGCTGCGGGCGATCATCCGCGGCGCGGTGGGCGTGCTGACCGAGAAGCTGCCGTCGGTCACGCTGCTGCTGCGCGTGCGCGGCAACGGTGATGTCGAGACCTCGGCGCTCGTGCGCAGACGTGCCTTCGACCAGCGCGTGACCGCCATCGTCTCGGAAGCGCAGACAGAGGGTCTGATCCGCGACGACGTCGACGCCGCCGTCGCGACCCGACTGATCTTCGGCATGATCAACTCGGTCGTCGAGTGGTATCGACCCGGCGGTCCGGTCGACCCCGAGGAGCTGGGGGAGGACATCCTGCGAGTGAGCCTCGACGGACTGCAGTCCCGCTGAGCAGGCTCAGTCGTCGGCGGGCGCCACCCGGGGCGGCCAGCTGGTCGCTCCGAGCTCACGCGAGATGTTGCGAGCGGTCTCCCGCAGTGCGTGGAGCACCGCATCCGAGGCGGGAGCCTGCGATGTGGGCATCACGACGGCGACGGCCGCGACTATGTCGTTCGACGCGTCGGCGACCGGTGCGGCGACCGACGATTCTCCCAATACCGCCTCGTCGGTCTCCGAGGCGGTGCCGCGTTCGGCGATGGCGGGCAGGTCGAGCAGCAGACGCGAGACGTCGGTGATCGTGTCGCCGGTGAGGCTGTGCAGTTGCCGTTCGAACACGGTGCGCTGGAATCCGAGGTCGTGCGCCAGCAGGACCTTCCCCATCGCCGAGGCGTGAGCGGGAATGGCCACACCCGTCTCGAGCATCTGCTGGCTGTCATCCGGACGCAGGTCGTGGTGGATCACGAGCACCTCGTGGAAGTGCGGCGCACCGAGCCGCACCGGGAGGTTGGTGCGGCGTGCGAGCTCCTGCGTCCACCGCATGGCCCTGGCCCTGACGTCGAGAGTGTCGAGATAGACGTTGCTCAGCCGCAGGAGCGTGGGGCCGAGCATGTAGCGCTGCCCGCCGCGTTCCTTCGCGACCAGTCCGTGCTCGCGCAGCGACTTGACGATGCCGTGCACGGTCGACGGCGGCAGGCTCAACGCGAGAGCGAGATCCGTGATGCCGAGGTGGCGGGCGCCCTGCAGCAGCTCGAGCACTTTCGCAGCGCGGTCGATGGCCTGGATCATGGCGGCTCCTCCCTCCGGATCGTCGTCGTTCCGGGCAGTCGCGTCGGTCGTCAGGTCGATCTTGACAACTCGACTGCGCCCGAGCATATTCGACATTGACGAATAACTTTCCAATATTGCGAAAGATCGCCGCCGTGGAGATCAAAGGAGATCGAACGATGAAGAAGCTCATCAACAACCCCGCCGATGTGCTGGTCGAATCGCTGCGCGGCGTCGCACTCGCGCATCCCGAGCTGTCGGTAGACCTCGAGACGCATGTGATCACCCGCGCGACGCCGAAGACGCAGGGCAAGGTCGCGATCGTGTCGGGTGGCGGGTCGGGTCACGAGCCGTTGCACGGGGGCTATGTGGGTGTCGGAATGCTCGACGCCGCGGTCGCCGGCGAGATCTTCACCTCACCCACACCCGACCGAGTCCAGGCGGCCACGAAAGCCGTCGACCGCGGTGCGGGCGTGCTGCATATCGTGAAGAACTACACGGGCGACGTGCTGAACTTCGAGATGGCCGCGGAACTCGCCTCGATGGAGGGCATCGAGGTCGGCACGGTGATCGTCGATGACGACGTGGCCGTTCAGGATTCGCTCTACACCGCGGGACGCCGAGGAGTCGGGCTGACCGTGCTGCTCGAGAAGCTGGTGGGCGCCGCGGCTGAAGAGGGACAGGGTCTCGAGGCGGTCGTGGCTCTCGCGACGCGCATCAACTCTCAGGGGCGTTCGATGGGCATGGCGCTCACCAGCTGCACGGTTCCGGCTGCGGGCAAGCCCACGTTCGACCTCCCCGAGGACCAGATGGAGATCGGCATCGGCATCCACGGAGAACCCGGTAGGCACCGTGAACCGCTGGCACCCGCATCCGAGATCGCCCGGCAGCTCGTCGAGCCGATCCTCG
This window contains:
- the paaI gene encoding hydroxyphenylacetyl-CoA thioesterase PaaI, whose protein sequence is MMQRDAASAMLGMVVEHDAPGEAVVSMTVRDDMLNGFAITHGGLVFTLADTAFAIACNEDERVTVAGGADIAFLKSTYAGQRLTARALRRVVSGRNGLYDVTVTDESGDVVAEVRGRSLTTNRSHPA
- the paaZ gene encoding phenylacetic acid degradation bifunctional protein PaaZ, with translation MTEYLPSYVQGEWWTPSSPTRSAEVRDASTGDIVALVSTDGLDLAGALEHARSVGQKSLGALTFHQRAVLLKQFALALTERKDELYALSARTGATKSDSWVDIDGGIGVLFSYSGKGRRELPNSHVHVDGPVEPLSKDGSFLGRHVYTTLPGVAVQINAFNFPVWGSLEKFAPAFLAGMPTLVKPATPTGYVAEAMVRILVESGLLPDGSLQLVSGSVPDLFENLRLGDIVGFTGSASTAEGLKAHPSVQTGGVRFTAETDSINASVLGTDAVDGTPEFDAYVRQLVTEMTSKAGQKCTAIRRAIVPAGSADAVIAAVRARIADKTVLGDPRAEGVTMGPLASTGQRDEVLRQVDRLRAAGGQVVVGTTEAPEIRHADGSTGTSPEGAFVSPLLLRFEDAQVEAAHSVEAFGPVSSLLTYDTIAEAAALVARGGGSLVTSIATHDPAQAVELATRIAPFNGRMLLLDRDDARSSTGHGSPLPNLVHGGPGRAGGGEELGGIRAVLHHMQRTAVQGSPEMLTALTGVWHAGAAAHSDGRHPFRKSLAELRIGDQIVSGSREVTLADIETFAHFTGDTFYAHMDEASAAANPFFPGRVAHGYLLVSWAAGLFVDPEPGPVLANYGLENLRFITPVSPGDTIRVELTAKQITPRETDEYGEVRWDAVIRNQSDELVATYDVLTLVDKQPTPEVVAA
- a CDS encoding 3-hydroxyacyl-CoA dehydrogenase family protein — its product is MSDIGSAPNRVGVLGGGRMGAGIAHAFLVAGSHVSVVERDAESADAGHHRISDSIRRSVERDPSLDAAELSSRITVGTDLGALAAVDLAIEAVPEDRALKEDALSRTEAVLPSAAVLASNTSSISIDDLAAGRARPERFLGLHFFNPVPASALVEVVRGTATRTAVVDDATAWVKALGKTPIVVSDSPGFASSRLGVMLGLEAIRMLEDGVASAADIDAAMTLGYRHPMGPLRTTDVVGLDVRLGIAEELQRTLGERFTPPELLRRMVADGKLGRKSGEGFYAWNEER
- a CDS encoding enoyl-CoA hydratase/isomerase family protein, whose product is MTLRIEENRDRVIATLDRPEKRNAIDQEMIDALHGLCVMLEETPRTLILTGADGVFAAGADIAQLRDRTAADARSAINATAFIRIHRLPMPVIAAIDGYALGGGAELAYAADIRIATPSLRIGNPETGLGIIAAAGATWRLPEIVGDARASELLLTGRALDAEHALQWGLVSSLHPADELLASANRIVDRIAANDPLATQYTKRALRTPRAGHPAIEVELQAELFESPEKVRRMTDFLEKRR
- a CDS encoding acetyl-CoA C-acyltransferase encodes the protein MSEAYLVDGVRTPVGRYGGALAGIRPDDLAALVVGATVSRSSISADDVDEVILGAANQAGEDNRNVARMAVLLAGLPDSIPGLTVNRLCASGMSAIAIAASAVRAGDADLIVAGGVESMTRAPWVQAKPERAWAKPGAAFDTSIGWRFTNPRLSARDKATFSMPETAEEVARIDGITRADADAFALLSHARAIAAIDAGRFAPEIVGVQTGRGIVDVDEGPRRDTTLEALAALRPVVAGGAVVTAGNSSSLNDGASAIVVASAEAVERHGLRPRARIVASATAALAPEIMGLGPVPATQKALAKAGLHVDDLGAVELNEAFASQSLACIRRLGLDSSIVNADGGAIALGHPLGSSGSRLIVSLLGRLERENARYGLATMCVGVGQGTAMIVERLT
- a CDS encoding TetR/AcrR family transcriptional regulator, producing the protein MAQPPSDAPAPKRGRPGYDREQVLAVAVKVFNEHGYDATSVADLSATLGLTKSALYHHFESKSAILELALNDALDALEAVVDDATAQHALASDRLRAIIRGAVGVLTEKLPSVTLLLRVRGNGDVETSALVRRRAFDQRVTAIVSEAQTEGLIRDDVDAAVATRLIFGMINSVVEWYRPGGPVDPEELGEDILRVSLDGLQSR
- a CDS encoding IclR family transcriptional regulator; translation: MIQAIDRAAKVLELLQGARHLGITDLALALSLPPSTVHGIVKSLREHGLVAKERGGQRYMLGPTLLRLSNVYLDTLDVRARAMRWTQELARRTNLPVRLGAPHFHEVLVIHHDLRPDDSQQMLETGVAIPAHASAMGKVLLAHDLGFQRTVFERQLHSLTGDTITDVSRLLLDLPAIAERGTASETDEAVLGESSVAAPVADASNDIVAAVAVVMPTSQAPASDAVLHALRETARNISRELGATSWPPRVAPADD
- the dhaK gene encoding dihydroxyacetone kinase subunit DhaK produces the protein MKKLINNPADVLVESLRGVALAHPELSVDLETHVITRATPKTQGKVAIVSGGGSGHEPLHGGYVGVGMLDAAVAGEIFTSPTPDRVQAATKAVDRGAGVLHIVKNYTGDVLNFEMAAELASMEGIEVGTVIVDDDVAVQDSLYTAGRRGVGLTVLLEKLVGAAAEEGQGLEAVVALATRINSQGRSMGMALTSCTVPAAGKPTFDLPEDQMEIGIGIHGEPGRHREPLAPASEIARQLVEPILADLDVAGPAIVMLNGMGGSPLIELYLMYGEIAALLEKAGVQIARNLVGDYITSLDMAGCSLTVLKADDELLRLWDAPVNTPGLRWGA